From Branchiostoma floridae strain S238N-H82 chromosome 5, Bfl_VNyyK, whole genome shotgun sequence:
tttaaacccaggttgcacactgagcaacctgaaattttgcagttggaacactgctttttccccacctacatgcataagcttttgtatttattttttgataacataaaacatattacatagttacacataactggaagaaaagataatggataagtaactgatttgaagaaagtaacaatttgaaagtggggcaacctgaaatgttgatggcgcaacctggcttttgactcaggttgccacttggacaacctggctgattAAAGTATTTTTATGGCCAATGAATGATACCTGAGGTCGaaataaaatctttaaaaaaaactgcaaaacaTTCTTTATTCTTGTTTCTGTCATCACTGAAGACTGTAGCATACTTCGTCGAATAgctcaggtccagacctgtgaCTTAACTtctgtacctgcacctgacgtAAACTTTAGGTACCCATCCCTACCTGAATGCGTCCATGCTTCTCCTCCAGAGCTTTCCTCTCTGTACTTCTTCTGCGTGCGGATGTTTCCAGCTCCCCTGCCGACTCCTGTAGGCACTGCAGCGCAGCCTGAGCCCCCGCTAACTCCAGCTCCACTCCCAGGAGGGATTTCGTCAGCTCTACGACTCCGAcctatgtatgattatgttactGAAGTTAATTTGGTTCTGCAGAACTTTATGTATGACTTacatagtagagtagattcatccttcaagctaccaacatcttgcacactgcagtcgtccgtcagcctgaataaaagttcataacttgaactatgcggctccagatgtccttctgagggacgactgtaGTGTGCAAGGTgttggtagcttgagggatgaatctactctactacataatttatgtatgacTTATGTTCAGGGTTAGGTTCGCGACATTTAAGACCTTCCAGTTGCGTGCAGCTGAGGAATAGTACATCTACAACCCCAGCCCTACATGGTGTTTGCCCAGGCAAGGTTAATGGACAATATTTTACAGATTACTATTGATTAAATAAGCACAAATTACCCGACGCGTATGCGCACTACGAAAAATAACAGAACATTCTTCACCAAGAATGTGGGCTTTCTACAGAAGAAGAAGGGTTTTCCCcccagggggctttgaaaaatGCTGTCATGGGGCGACATGCTTTCACCCTgattaaataaagaataaacaaacaagaccTGTAGCATCTTCCCTGCCAAGATCTTCTCCAGTCTGGCCCTGCCTTCGTCCAAAGCCTGTCGCTCCTGCCAGACGGTGTTCAGACTCTGCTCTGTCCGGATGAACTGGTGGAAGTGGGAGACCTGTGCCTCCTGGAGAAGCTGTTGGACACCTTTCACGGTGCTCGAGCCGCTCGAAACGTCGCGGAACTGACCTTGtgtcaccaaaatgaaaacaattataGGAGCATCATCATCAAATAGATTTAAGTAGTGTCTATAATTAGATGTGCAATGGTTATATAGAGAAGTACAGGTATGACAGGTTGTTCGATGTACATAGTAAAACCAGCTGTTGCAATGCCTACAAAGTTCTTACACTGAAGTGCAGTTCTACAGGCTATAtcggtacagatacagaagctggtgtgttacaccaaaggacagttatacaggctatacagatatagaagctggtgtgttatgccgaagagCAGTTaaactggctatacagatacagtgcTACAGTACTGACCTGGCCCCACATAGTCAAAGCTGAGTCGCTCCACTTCGTTTTTAACGTCCACTCTCGTTGTCACGTCTCTCAGGTGGAACGTCGCGTCTTGGGCGATCGTCCCAAGCGAGTGTAGAACATGGTTTACAGGATGCTTGCGCGTAACGTTCTCTACGATAGTCCACAGTTGCTCTTTCCGCCGCGACAGCTGGGCCTTGTCAGCCCCAAACTGCCCCTGCAgaatgcctgtcagaaacccctGAAGCTCTTTTGTACATAGACGAACGTCATGCGTGCATGCGGACTCGACAGCTCCCCTCCCGTCCCCGTCTCCCGTTTCTTGGCTGTATGCAGGCTTATCATCAATCGGGCGACTCAAAACCTTCTGAAACTGTGCGATAAGCTGTTGGACCCGAGTGGTGTACTCTTTATACTGTGCACTTTGGGCCTCACACTGTTTGGAGTAGCCATGAAGTAAGGCTCTACCGTGGGTAAGCTCCTTCGTTTGCGTGCAACTCTGGGTCTGAATAAGTTCTGCTTCTGACATTTCTTTCTCCAGCCTGTTTATTTCAGTCTGCAATGTACCGGCGTCTCTCCTTGCTTGCGCTATCTGAGACTGTAGCCTCTCGTAGTGATCTTGTAGGCTTGCTTCCTCGTCTGAATATTTTTCTGTCCCCTTGTACCGCACTTTGTAGGAACCTCCTCTGCTTTCCATCTTGGCATCAAGGAAGAGGTTCCCTCGAACTTTCTTCACCGTTTCTGCCGTCTTGACGAACTTTGTGACGAAACTCCACAGTTCCAGCATCCTCCAACCACTGCACATCTGCTGCAGTTCCGCAGTGGGCGGCATGGCGGCGCTGCTGAGATAGCCCTGTGAGACGAACTGCATTTCGTCTTCTGCCCAGTCGCGAATGCAACGCGCCATTTCCTCCGTTGAACTCATTTTTCCAACCTCTTTCCCACTATTTTCTGCTTCTAGAATCTATTGTCAACCTCCCTACCAAAAGGCAGCTCGAGACGAAGCAAAATTGAAGAGAAAACGAAGGAAAAGCGTAGAACTGTCCGCACGACCACTCGAATTTTCCGCCATTTTGTACCGGAAGTGGCCAGTGCGCATGCGTAATACCTGCCATCCAGAAAGAGGCTTTCTGTAATGGCCGCAACCActtgtttgacatttttgtgtTGAACTCACGTTCGGGCATGTTTTCTCCCATTTCCTGGGGC
This genomic window contains:
- the LOC118416416 gene encoding HAUS augmin-like complex subunit 5; translation: MSSTEEMARCIRDWAEDEMQFVSQGYLSSAAMPPTAELQQMCSGWRMLELWSFVTKFVKTAETVKKVRGNLFLDAKMESRGGSYKVRYKGTEKYSDEEASLQDHYERLQSQIAQARRDAGTLQTEINRLEKEMSEAELIQTQSCTQTKELTHGRALLHGYSKQCEAQSAQYKEYTTRVQQLIAQFQKVLSRPIDDKPAYSQETGDGDGRGAVESACTHDVRLCTKELQGFLTGILQGQFGADKAQLSRRKEQLWTIVENVTRKHPVNHVLHSLGTIAQDATFHLRDVTTRVDVKNEVERLSFDYVGPGQFRDVSSGSSTVKGVQQLLQEAQVSHFHQFIRTEQSLNTVWQERQALDEGRARLEKILAGKMLQVGVVELTKSLLGVELELAGAQAALQCLQESAGELETSARRRSTERKALEEKHGRIQDFQMTVERKQDLIRVLTKQNSDSKPRLVTLQREWQQFMQQQLCVHESQVQANTQQLKGAVKQEVESLIPLRLSALKPALLDQPGAAQVRDLSLYAVDQETGATEGTSLRRVAEDVHCKPFKAAECLLPQVIQMKVDIAAMATLLKSHDQLMEELQRVRQAGGLQRAAALCGEVAKADRSMLERLLPQLEARMDKTQQVMGRALRVRDFKDAW